The following are encoded together in the Mycolicibacterium arabiense genome:
- the alr gene encoding alanine racemase, translated as MGITDLTPSTSHAATMVVDLDAIAHNVRLLRDHAGSAAVMAVVKADGYGHGATAVAEAALAAGAAEIGVATLDEALALRRDGFTGPVLAWLHAPGADFGPAVAADVQVAVSSPRQLADLLTAVERTGRSATVTVKVDSGLSRNGASGDDFTEMLPTLARASAADAIRLRGIMSHLACGDDPDSPVNDRQAQRFSQLRARASASGVDFEIAHLANSPATMTRPDLAFDLVRPGIAVYGQTPIPARGDMGLIPAMTLTCPVAMVRRIQAGDGVSYGHTWIADRDTTVALIPLGYADGVFRNLSGRFDVQINGKRRPNVGRICMDQFVVDLGPGPVDVSVGDTAVLFGSGANGEPTAQDWAETLGTINYEVVTSPRGRVGRMYVGGTSR; from the coding sequence ATGGGAATCACCGACCTCACCCCCAGCACGTCGCACGCGGCCACCATGGTGGTCGACCTCGACGCGATCGCCCACAACGTGCGATTGCTGCGCGACCATGCCGGATCGGCCGCGGTGATGGCGGTCGTGAAGGCCGATGGCTACGGGCACGGCGCCACCGCGGTCGCGGAGGCCGCACTCGCTGCGGGCGCCGCCGAGATCGGCGTCGCCACCCTCGACGAGGCGCTGGCGCTGCGCCGCGACGGCTTCACCGGTCCGGTGCTGGCATGGCTGCACGCCCCCGGCGCCGACTTCGGTCCCGCGGTGGCCGCCGACGTCCAGGTCGCCGTGTCCTCGCCGCGTCAACTCGCCGACCTGCTGACCGCCGTGGAACGCACCGGCCGCAGCGCGACCGTGACGGTGAAGGTCGACAGCGGCCTGAGTCGCAACGGCGCAAGCGGTGACGACTTCACCGAGATGCTGCCGACGCTGGCCCGGGCGAGCGCCGCAGACGCCATCCGGCTGCGCGGGATCATGTCGCACCTGGCATGCGGCGACGACCCGGACAGCCCGGTCAATGACCGTCAGGCGCAACGGTTCTCGCAGCTGCGGGCTCGGGCCAGCGCCTCGGGCGTCGACTTCGAGATCGCGCACCTGGCCAACTCGCCTGCCACGATGACCCGGCCCGACCTCGCCTTCGACCTGGTCCGCCCCGGTATCGCGGTGTACGGCCAGACCCCGATCCCGGCGCGCGGCGACATGGGCCTGATCCCCGCGATGACGCTCACGTGCCCGGTCGCCATGGTGCGGCGGATCCAGGCGGGCGACGGTGTCTCCTACGGGCACACGTGGATCGCCGACCGCGACACCACGGTGGCGCTCATCCCGCTCGGCTACGCCGACGGGGTGTTCCGGAACCTCAGTGGGCGCTTCGACGTGCAGATCAACGGCAAGCGCCGACCCAACGTGGGGCGGATCTGCATGGACCAGTTCGTCGTCGACCTGGGCCCGGGTCCGGTCGATGTCTCCGTCGGCGACACCGCCGTCCTGTTCGGCTCCGGAGCGAATGGGGAACCGACCGCGCAGGACTGGGCCGAGACGCTGGGCACCATCAACTACGAGGTGGTGACCAGCCCGCGGGGTCGGGTCGGCCGCATGTACGTCGGCGGGACGAGCCGGTGA
- a CDS encoding glutamate decarboxylase, with translation MPHRHRRSPSIAPAYTGRLSTTPVPSLRMPEKSMEPQAAYRFIHDELMLDGSSRLNLATFVTTWMDPEAEKLMAETFDKNMIDKDEYPATAAIEQRCVCMVADLFHAEDLRDDDPSTAIGVSTVGSSEAVMLAGLAMSWRWRAKVGDGENGWRTRRPKLVMGSNVQVVWEKFCRYFDVEPVYLPMAEGRYVITAQQVLDAVDEDTIGVVVILGTTYTGELEPIAEICAALDELASGGGPDVPVHVDAASGGFVVPFLHPDVVWDFRLPRVVSINVSGHKYGLTYPGIGFVVWRSAEYLPEELVFRVNYLGGDMPTFTLNFSKGGNQVVGQYYNFLRLGRAGYAKVMHCLSDTARWLGDQLRESEHFELISDGSAIPVVSFRLAGKRGYTEFDVSHALRAYGWQVPAYTMPDGATDVTVLRVVVREGFSADLARALRDDTITVLKTLDELKPNGHFDDVQPFAH, from the coding sequence ATGCCGCACAGGCACCGTCGTTCGCCGTCGATCGCGCCCGCCTACACGGGACGGCTCTCCACCACGCCGGTGCCGTCGCTGCGGATGCCGGAGAAGTCCATGGAGCCCCAGGCCGCCTATCGGTTCATCCACGACGAACTCATGCTCGACGGCAGCTCGCGGCTCAACCTCGCGACGTTCGTGACGACGTGGATGGACCCCGAGGCCGAGAAGCTGATGGCCGAGACGTTCGACAAGAACATGATCGACAAGGACGAGTACCCCGCGACCGCGGCCATCGAGCAGCGCTGCGTGTGCATGGTGGCCGACCTGTTCCACGCCGAGGATCTGCGCGACGACGACCCGTCGACGGCGATCGGCGTCTCGACCGTCGGATCCAGCGAGGCCGTGATGCTGGCTGGCCTTGCGATGAGCTGGCGCTGGCGGGCGAAGGTCGGCGACGGGGAGAACGGCTGGCGCACCCGCCGGCCGAAGCTCGTGATGGGGTCCAACGTCCAGGTGGTCTGGGAGAAGTTCTGCCGCTACTTCGACGTCGAACCCGTGTACCTGCCGATGGCGGAGGGCCGCTACGTCATCACGGCCCAGCAGGTGCTCGACGCGGTCGACGAGGACACCATCGGCGTGGTGGTGATCCTCGGCACCACCTACACGGGTGAACTCGAGCCGATCGCCGAGATCTGCGCGGCGCTCGACGAGCTGGCATCTGGTGGCGGACCCGACGTCCCGGTCCACGTGGACGCCGCCAGCGGCGGGTTCGTCGTGCCGTTCCTGCACCCCGACGTGGTGTGGGACTTCCGGCTGCCGCGGGTGGTGTCGATCAACGTCAGCGGGCACAAGTACGGCCTGACCTATCCGGGCATCGGGTTCGTGGTGTGGCGCAGCGCCGAGTACCTGCCCGAGGAGCTGGTGTTCCGGGTGAACTACCTCGGCGGCGACATGCCGACGTTCACGCTGAACTTCTCCAAGGGCGGCAATCAGGTGGTGGGCCAGTACTACAACTTCCTCCGGCTGGGCCGCGCCGGCTACGCGAAGGTCATGCACTGCCTGTCGGACACGGCACGCTGGCTCGGCGACCAGCTGCGCGAGAGCGAGCACTTCGAGTTGATCTCCGACGGCTCCGCGATACCGGTGGTCAGCTTCCGCCTGGCGGGCAAGCGCGGGTACACCGAGTTCGACGTCTCACACGCACTGCGCGCCTATGGCTGGCAGGTGCCCGCGTACACCATGCCGGATGGCGCCACCGACGTCACCGTGCTGCGCGTCGTGGTCCGCGAGGGATTCTCCGCCGACCTGGCCAGGGCGCTGCGCGACGACACGATCACCGTGCTCAAGACGCTCGACGAGCTGAAGCCCAACGGCCACTTCGACGACGTTCAGCCCTTCGCGCACTAG
- a CDS encoding NAD(P)H-hydrate dehydratase: protein MRHYYSADEIRAAEAPLLAELPDGALMRRAAYGLAMAIARELGTVAGRGVCAVVGSGDNGGDALWAATHLRRRGAAATAVLLDPERAHREGLAAFRRAGGRIVESVPSATDLVIDGVVGISASGPLRPGAAELFDDVAARGIPVVAVDLPSGIDVHTGAADGPHVESALTVTFGGLKPVHALGECGRVELVDIGLDLPDADVRSMEAADVAARWPVPGAHDDKYTQGVTGVLAGSATYPGAAILCTGAAVAATSGMVRYAGTAAAEVVSHWPEVIATPSMQAAGRVQAWVVGPGIGTDEAGAAALWFALDTDLPVIVDADALTILAAHPDVVARRSAPTVLTPHAGEFARLAGHPPGEDRVGAARKLADAFGATVLLKGNVTVVADPAAEGAAGAVYLNRAGQSWAATAGSGDLLSGMIGSLLAAGLPPAEAAGTAAFVHARAAGLAAADPGPAAAPTSASRILHHIRSAVAQIRQPNP from the coding sequence ATGCGCCACTACTACTCGGCCGACGAGATCCGCGCCGCTGAAGCGCCACTGCTGGCCGAACTGCCAGACGGTGCGCTGATGCGCCGTGCCGCCTACGGGCTCGCGATGGCGATTGCCCGCGAACTGGGCACCGTCGCGGGACGCGGCGTCTGTGCCGTCGTCGGCTCCGGGGACAACGGTGGTGACGCGCTGTGGGCAGCGACGCACCTGCGTCGTCGCGGCGCGGCAGCGACGGCCGTGCTGCTTGACCCCGAGCGGGCACACCGTGAGGGCCTGGCCGCATTTCGGCGCGCAGGCGGCCGGATCGTCGAATCAGTGCCCAGCGCAACGGATCTGGTGATCGACGGCGTCGTGGGGATCTCGGCCTCCGGCCCGCTGCGCCCCGGCGCAGCCGAACTGTTCGACGACGTCGCCGCCCGGGGGATACCCGTGGTGGCCGTCGACCTGCCCAGCGGCATCGACGTGCACACCGGAGCCGCCGACGGTCCACACGTCGAGTCGGCGCTGACCGTCACGTTCGGCGGCTTAAAGCCGGTGCACGCCCTCGGGGAGTGCGGTCGCGTCGAACTCGTCGACATCGGACTCGACCTGCCCGATGCGGATGTGCGCTCCATGGAGGCCGCCGACGTCGCGGCCCGGTGGCCGGTCCCCGGCGCACACGACGACAAGTACACCCAGGGCGTCACCGGCGTCCTGGCCGGCTCGGCCACCTACCCGGGCGCGGCGATCCTGTGCACCGGCGCCGCCGTCGCCGCGACCTCGGGAATGGTGCGCTACGCCGGAACCGCTGCAGCCGAGGTCGTCTCGCACTGGCCGGAGGTCATCGCGACACCGTCGATGCAGGCCGCAGGCCGCGTGCAGGCCTGGGTGGTGGGTCCCGGGATCGGTACCGACGAGGCGGGGGCCGCTGCCCTGTGGTTCGCGCTCGACACCGACCTCCCCGTGATCGTCGACGCCGATGCGTTGACGATCCTTGCCGCCCATCCCGACGTCGTCGCACGGCGATCAGCGCCTACCGTCCTGACCCCGCATGCGGGCGAGTTCGCCCGCCTCGCCGGACATCCCCCGGGTGAGGACCGAGTGGGCGCGGCCCGCAAGCTGGCCGACGCGTTCGGTGCGACGGTGCTGCTGAAGGGCAACGTGACGGTCGTGGCCGACCCGGCGGCCGAAGGAGCGGCAGGCGCGGTGTACCTGAACCGCGCAGGCCAGTCCTGGGCGGCGACCGCGGGATCGGGTGATCTGCTGTCCGGCATGATCGGCAGCCTGCTGGCGGCCGGTCTGCCCCCCGCAGAGGCCGCGGGCACGGCGGCGTTCGTGCACGCGCGCGCCGCGGGGCTCGCAGCAGCCGACCCCGGCCCCGCAGCAGCACCGACCTCGGCATCGCGGATCCTGCACCACATCCGCTCGGCCGTCGCTCAGATTCGCCAGCCCAACCCCTAG
- a CDS encoding VOC family protein: protein MPDYAGSLIDHLNIAVPDLARSLAFYEPVLATLGITKLLRVPASPGQLEMHGFGRDPKPFFWLVADGRVGDDMHLAFTAADRGAVRAFYDAALAAGATSLLPPGLRPEYQPDYYGAFVLDPDGINLEAVCHHAD from the coding sequence GTGCCCGACTATGCCGGATCGCTCATCGATCACCTCAACATCGCCGTGCCGGATCTGGCCCGCTCGCTGGCGTTCTACGAACCCGTGCTCGCAACGCTGGGCATCACCAAGCTGCTCCGAGTCCCGGCGAGCCCCGGTCAACTCGAGATGCACGGCTTCGGTCGCGATCCCAAACCGTTCTTCTGGCTCGTCGCCGACGGACGGGTCGGAGACGACATGCATCTAGCCTTCACCGCCGCCGACCGCGGCGCCGTTCGCGCGTTCTACGACGCAGCGCTGGCCGCGGGCGCCACGTCGCTGCTCCCGCCCGGTCTGCGGCCCGAATACCAGCCCGACTACTACGGCGCGTTCGTCCTCGATCCCGACGGCATCAACCTGGAAGCCGTGTGCCACCACGCTGACTGA
- a CDS encoding MarR family winged helix-turn-helix transcriptional regulator has product MAERVRDRAAAVRDALEALAGWQVLVAQYNDLVARSIGVTPTETQCLYVLSRFGPSTPGELARRINLTTGATTRMLDRLLAAGYVTRTPDPADRRRVIIEPAGDGIGRVAAHYALLNADLAGLLTDFDEAALGRLADFARAAEDVTEQHIREM; this is encoded by the coding sequence ATGGCCGAGCGAGTACGGGACCGGGCGGCGGCCGTGCGCGACGCCCTCGAGGCACTCGCCGGGTGGCAGGTGCTCGTCGCGCAGTACAACGACCTGGTGGCGCGCAGCATCGGGGTGACGCCCACCGAAACGCAGTGCCTGTACGTGCTGAGCCGCTTCGGGCCGTCCACGCCGGGCGAACTCGCGCGGCGGATCAACCTCACCACCGGGGCCACCACCCGCATGCTCGACCGGCTGCTTGCTGCGGGGTACGTCACGCGGACGCCGGATCCTGCCGACCGGCGGCGTGTCATCATCGAGCCGGCCGGGGACGGGATCGGTCGCGTCGCGGCACATTACGCGCTGTTGAACGCCGACCTCGCGGGTCTGTTGACCGATTTCGACGAGGCCGCCCTGGGCCGTCTTGCCGACTTCGCCCGCGCAGCCGAAGACGTCACCGAGCAGCACATCCGCGAGATGTAG
- a CDS encoding CGNR zinc finger domain-containing protein — MSGAEDQAALVDLLNTTPVVDGRRTESLDGAWLRDHGAPGERVAAARVLRDALQAVVRGESSADILSGYLRDVVRTPSIADGSVIWRLDAGWAARMVLAWGELQASMPGRLRPCANDECRLFLLDRSRAGTGRWCSMSGCGNRMKARRHYDRSARKS, encoded by the coding sequence ATGAGTGGCGCCGAGGATCAGGCCGCGCTGGTCGATCTGCTGAACACGACGCCCGTGGTGGACGGCCGCCGGACGGAGTCCCTCGACGGGGCATGGCTGCGTGACCACGGGGCGCCGGGGGAGCGCGTCGCCGCGGCGCGGGTGCTGCGCGACGCCCTGCAGGCCGTGGTGCGTGGCGAGTCGTCGGCCGACATTCTGTCCGGCTATCTGCGCGACGTCGTTCGTACGCCGTCGATCGCCGATGGCTCGGTCATCTGGCGCCTCGACGCCGGGTGGGCGGCGCGCATGGTCCTGGCGTGGGGCGAATTGCAGGCATCGATGCCGGGCCGGTTGCGTCCGTGCGCCAACGACGAGTGCCGGTTGTTCCTCTTGGACCGCAGTCGTGCGGGAACCGGCCGCTGGTGCTCGATGAGTGGGTGTGGGAACCGGATGAAGGCACGCCGCCACTACGACCGGTCGGCGCGGAAGTCCTAA
- a CDS encoding alpha/beta fold hydrolase: MTDTTTHHRYADVLGRRLFYREAGPAGAPVVVLLHGTPASSHMYRNLIPALADRYRVIAPDYPGFGHSDVPSTDEFDYTFDTLAHHVDALLEQLGVDRYALYVQDYGAPVGWRLALRHPERIAAVVTQNGNAYVEGFVGDAMEPLFAYGRDRSEANAAALRELISPDGLVWQFTHGVADPSVVDPDAWVNAHAAVAATVERVDAQLALFADYIANVELYPRVHEYFRDSQVPLLAVWGRNDEIFGPDGALAFGRDLPHAEINLLDGGHFLLESKLDAVVALMRPFLAAHL; encoded by the coding sequence ATGACCGATACGACGACGCACCACCGCTACGCGGACGTCCTCGGCCGCCGGCTCTTCTACCGGGAGGCAGGGCCCGCAGGTGCGCCGGTCGTCGTGCTGCTGCACGGCACCCCGGCCAGTTCGCACATGTACCGCAACCTGATTCCGGCGCTGGCCGACCGCTACCGCGTGATCGCGCCCGACTACCCCGGCTTCGGCCACTCCGACGTTCCGTCGACCGACGAGTTCGACTACACCTTCGACACCCTGGCCCACCACGTCGACGCCCTGCTCGAGCAGCTCGGCGTCGACCGCTACGCGCTCTACGTCCAGGACTACGGCGCACCCGTCGGCTGGCGGCTCGCGCTGCGGCACCCCGAGCGGATCGCGGCGGTCGTCACCCAGAACGGCAACGCCTACGTCGAGGGCTTCGTCGGCGACGCGATGGAGCCGCTGTTCGCCTACGGTCGCGACCGGTCCGAGGCCAACGCCGCTGCCCTGCGCGAACTGATCAGCCCGGACGGTCTGGTGTGGCAGTTCACCCATGGCGTCGCCGACCCGTCGGTGGTCGATCCCGACGCGTGGGTCAACGCGCACGCGGCCGTCGCCGCCACCGTAGAACGGGTCGACGCGCAGCTGGCGCTGTTCGCCGACTACATCGCGAACGTGGAGCTGTATCCGCGGGTGCACGAGTACTTCCGGGACTCCCAGGTGCCACTGCTCGCGGTATGGGGGCGCAACGACGAGATCTTCGGCCCCGACGGCGCTCTCGCCTTCGGCCGCGACCTACCGCATGCGGAGATCAACCTGCTCGACGGCGGCCACTTCCTACTGGAGAGCAAGCTCGATGCCGTGGTGGCGTTGATGCGGCCGTTCCTCGCAGCGCATCTGTGA
- the glmS gene encoding glutamine--fructose-6-phosphate transaminase (isomerizing): MCGIVGYVGQRPARGIVVDALRRMEYRGYDSSGVALLDGDGGLTVRRRAGRLANLEAALDDTDGGVLAGSTGVGHTRWATHGRPTDRNAHPHRDAAGKIAVVHNGIIENFAALRAELEATGVEFASDTDTEVAVHLVSWQYHHGPTAGDFVGSVMAVLPRLEGHFTLVFANAEDPGTIVAARRSTPLVVGVGDGEMFIGSDVAAFIEHTRDAVELGQDQAVILTADGYQITDFHGVDASDRARPFHIDWDLSAAEKGGYEYFMLKEIAEQPTAVAETLLGHFADGRIVLDEQRLSDQELREIDKVFIVACGTAYHSGLLAKYAIEHWTRLPVEVELASEFRYRDPVLDRSTLVIAISQSGETADTLEAVRHAKEQKAKVLAICNTNGSQIPREADAVLYTRAGPEIGVASTKTFLAQIAANYLVGLALAQARGTKYPDEVAREYQELQAMPERVERVLACMEPVAELAKQYAMSPTVLFLGRHVGYPVALEGALKLKELAYMHAEGFAAGELKHGPIALIEDGLPVIVVMPSPKNAAMLHSKLLSNIREIQARGAITIVIAEEGDDTVRPYADHLIEMPAVSTLFQPLLSTIPLQVFAAEVARARGYDVDKPRNLAKSVTVE, encoded by the coding sequence GTGTGTGGAATCGTCGGCTACGTGGGGCAGCGGCCCGCCCGCGGCATCGTGGTGGACGCCCTGCGCCGCATGGAGTACCGCGGCTACGACTCGTCGGGCGTCGCGCTACTCGATGGTGACGGCGGGCTGACCGTCCGCCGACGCGCGGGCAGGCTGGCCAATCTCGAGGCCGCTCTCGACGACACCGACGGCGGCGTGCTCGCAGGCAGCACCGGCGTCGGCCACACCCGCTGGGCCACGCACGGCCGTCCCACCGACCGCAACGCGCACCCGCATCGCGACGCCGCGGGCAAGATCGCCGTCGTCCACAACGGCATCATCGAGAACTTCGCCGCGCTGCGCGCCGAACTCGAGGCCACCGGCGTCGAGTTCGCCAGTGACACCGACACCGAGGTCGCCGTCCACCTCGTCTCGTGGCAGTACCACCACGGCCCCACCGCGGGTGACTTCGTCGGATCCGTGATGGCAGTCCTGCCGCGGCTCGAGGGCCACTTCACGCTGGTCTTCGCCAACGCCGAGGACCCCGGCACCATCGTCGCCGCGCGGCGCTCCACCCCGCTCGTCGTCGGCGTCGGCGATGGCGAGATGTTCATCGGGTCCGATGTCGCGGCGTTCATCGAGCACACCCGCGACGCCGTTGAACTGGGTCAGGACCAGGCCGTGATCCTCACTGCCGACGGCTACCAGATCACTGACTTCCACGGCGTCGACGCCTCCGACCGCGCCCGCCCGTTCCACATCGACTGGGACCTCTCGGCTGCCGAAAAGGGCGGCTACGAGTACTTCATGCTCAAGGAGATCGCCGAGCAGCCGACCGCCGTCGCCGAAACCCTGCTCGGCCACTTCGCAGACGGCCGCATCGTGCTCGACGAGCAGCGGCTCTCCGATCAGGAACTGCGCGAGATCGACAAGGTCTTCATCGTCGCCTGCGGCACGGCGTATCACTCCGGTCTGCTGGCCAAGTACGCCATCGAGCACTGGACGCGACTGCCCGTCGAGGTGGAACTGGCCAGCGAGTTCCGCTACCGCGACCCCGTGCTCGACCGCAGCACGCTGGTGATCGCGATCTCGCAGTCGGGGGAGACCGCCGACACCCTGGAGGCCGTGCGGCACGCCAAGGAGCAGAAGGCCAAGGTGCTGGCGATCTGCAACACCAACGGGTCGCAGATTCCCCGTGAGGCCGACGCCGTGCTCTACACCCGCGCCGGACCGGAGATCGGCGTCGCGTCGACCAAGACGTTCCTCGCCCAGATCGCCGCCAACTACCTCGTCGGCCTGGCGCTCGCGCAGGCCAGGGGCACCAAGTACCCCGACGAGGTCGCGAGGGAGTACCAGGAACTGCAGGCGATGCCCGAGCGCGTCGAGCGCGTGCTCGCCTGCATGGAGCCGGTCGCCGAACTCGCCAAGCAGTACGCGATGTCACCGACGGTGTTGTTCCTGGGTCGCCACGTCGGCTACCCGGTGGCGCTCGAGGGTGCGCTGAAGCTCAAGGAGCTGGCGTACATGCACGCCGAGGGCTTCGCGGCCGGTGAACTCAAGCACGGGCCGATCGCGTTGATCGAGGACGGCCTGCCCGTGATCGTCGTGATGCCGTCGCCGAAGAACGCGGCGATGCTGCACAGCAAGCTGCTGAGCAACATCCGCGAGATCCAGGCCCGCGGCGCCATCACGATCGTGATCGCCGAGGAGGGGGACGACACCGTCCGCCCGTACGCCGACCACCTGATCGAGATGCCTGCGGTCTCCACGCTGTTCCAGCCGCTGCTGTCGACGATCCCGCTGCAGGTGTTCGCCGCCGAGGTGGCCCGCGCCCGCGGCTACGACGTGGACAAGCCGCGCAACCTCGCCAAGTCGGTCACCGTCGAGTAG
- a CDS encoding dienelactone hydrolase family protein has translation MAKTKKLFASLTRRGPHRVLRGDLAFAGLSGSVFTPEKGLNLPAIAFGHDWLAAADRYHGLLEHLASWGIVAAAPNTERSVAPSVLNLAFDLGTTLDIVSGVRLGTGKISVHPRKLGVVGHGFGGSAAVFTAAGMPERTRAVVALFPSVTSPPTIEPARNLRVPGLILADPGDPMSLRSNATELARVWPDSTLRAAKNVKAGGLIEGRRIARVVGLPGADKETQKIVRALLTGYLLNQLNGDKTYLEFSDPNVALPNTEVLDPFADDPVALENKVVTLLKP, from the coding sequence GTGGCCAAGACCAAGAAGCTGTTCGCTTCCTTGACCCGGCGGGGCCCACACCGCGTATTGCGCGGTGACCTGGCGTTCGCCGGCCTGTCCGGGTCGGTGTTCACCCCCGAGAAGGGGCTGAACCTGCCGGCCATCGCGTTCGGCCACGACTGGCTCGCCGCCGCGGACCGCTACCACGGCCTGCTCGAGCACCTCGCGTCCTGGGGCATCGTCGCGGCCGCCCCGAACACCGAGCGCAGCGTCGCGCCGTCGGTGCTCAACCTGGCCTTCGACCTCGGGACGACGCTCGACATCGTCTCCGGGGTGCGGCTGGGCACCGGCAAGATCAGCGTCCACCCCCGCAAGCTCGGCGTGGTCGGACACGGTTTCGGCGGTTCGGCGGCGGTGTTCACCGCGGCCGGGATGCCGGAGAGGACGCGGGCCGTCGTCGCGCTGTTCCCGTCGGTGACGAGCCCTCCGACGATCGAGCCCGCGCGCAACCTGCGCGTGCCCGGCCTGATCCTGGCCGATCCCGGCGACCCGATGTCGCTCCGGTCCAATGCGACCGAACTGGCCAGGGTGTGGCCGGACTCGACCTTGCGCGCCGCCAAGAACGTCAAGGCCGGCGGGTTGATCGAGGGCCGGCGGATCGCTCGGGTCGTCGGCCTGCCGGGTGCGGACAAGGAGACGCAGAAGATCGTGCGGGCGCTGCTCACCGGTTACCTGCTGAATCAGCTGAACGGCGACAAGACCTACCTGGAGTTCAGCGACCCCAACGTCGCCCTCCCGAACACCGAGGTGCTCGATCCGTTCGCCGACGACCCGGTCGCGCTGGAGAACAAGGTCGTCACCCTCCTCAAGCCCTGA
- a CDS encoding LLM class F420-dependent oxidoreductase, whose product MRTGIFLSYADGFREAADQVVELERVGVDIALVAEAYSYDAISQLGYLAAKTSRIELGSGVVPIYSRTPSLLAMTAAGLDYVSDGRFRLGIGTSGPQVVEGFHGVPFDAPLGRTREVVEICRQVWRRENVNFDGKHYQVPLPSDRGTGLGKSLHLINHPVRERIPITIASLGPKNVELTAEIAEGWQPVFFYPEKADAAFGDALRAGFAKRDPELGPLDVMVSATLAIGDDVEDRLAWAKPQLALYIGGMGARGKNFYHALATRYGFGDVADRIQDLYLAGQKAEAINAVPDELVRNVSLIGPRGFVKERLDAFAEAGVTTLLVHPLATEAREQVRYVEELVALAK is encoded by the coding sequence ATGCGCACAGGCATCTTCCTCAGTTACGCCGACGGCTTCCGCGAGGCCGCCGACCAAGTCGTCGAGCTGGAGAGGGTGGGCGTCGACATCGCGCTCGTCGCCGAGGCCTACTCGTACGACGCCATCAGCCAGCTGGGCTACCTCGCGGCGAAGACCTCGCGGATCGAGCTGGGCTCCGGCGTCGTCCCCATCTACAGCCGCACGCCGTCGCTGCTGGCGATGACCGCCGCCGGACTCGACTACGTGTCCGACGGCCGCTTCCGGCTCGGCATCGGTACGTCCGGCCCGCAGGTCGTCGAAGGCTTTCACGGGGTTCCGTTCGACGCACCGCTGGGGCGCACCAGGGAGGTCGTCGAGATCTGCAGGCAGGTCTGGCGCCGAGAGAACGTGAACTTCGACGGCAAGCACTACCAGGTTCCGCTGCCGAGCGACCGCGGCACCGGCCTCGGCAAGTCCCTGCACCTGATCAATCATCCGGTGCGGGAACGCATTCCGATCACCATCGCCTCGCTCGGGCCGAAGAACGTCGAACTGACCGCCGAGATCGCCGAGGGCTGGCAGCCCGTGTTCTTCTACCCGGAGAAGGCCGATGCGGCGTTCGGTGACGCACTGCGCGCCGGATTCGCCAAGCGCGATCCCGAACTCGGACCGCTCGACGTCATGGTCTCGGCGACGCTGGCCATCGGCGACGACGTCGAGGATCGGCTGGCGTGGGCGAAACCCCAACTGGCGCTGTACATCGGCGGCATGGGCGCGCGGGGCAAGAACTTCTACCACGCGCTGGCCACCCGGTACGGCTTCGGCGACGTGGCCGACCGCATCCAGGACCTCTACCTCGCCGGACAGAAGGCCGAGGCGATCAACGCCGTCCCGGACGAGCTGGTGCGCAACGTGTCCCTGATCGGTCCCCGCGGATTCGTGAAGGAGCGGCTGGACGCGTTCGCCGAAGCCGGCGTCACCACGCTGCTGGTGCACCCGCTCGCTACGGAAGCCCGGGAACAGGTGCGCTACGTCGAGGAATTGGTCGCCCTCGCGAAGTAG